Proteins encoded in a region of the Capricornis sumatraensis isolate serow.1 chromosome 12, serow.2, whole genome shotgun sequence genome:
- the RASL11A gene encoding ras-like protein family member 11A — MSGHFLLAPIPESSSDYLLPKDIKLAVLGAGRVGKSAMIVRFLTKRFIGDYEPNTGKLYSRLVYVEGDQVSLQIQDTPGGIQVQDSLTQPGDPLSKCVQWAEGFLLVYSITDYDSYLAIRPLHQHIRKVHPDSRAPVVIVGNKGDLLHARQVQTREGVQLANELGSLFLEVSTSENYEDVCDAFRHLCREVSKLHSLGSERRRASVVPRPRSPNMQDLKRRFKQALSSKAKAPSAPTLG; from the exons ATGTCCGGGCACTTTCTCCTCGCGCCCATCCCCGAGTCCTCCTCCGACTACCTCCTGCCCAAGGACATCAAACTGGCCGTGCTGGGCGCCGGCCGCGTGGGCAAGAGTG cGATGATCGTGCGCTTCCTGACCAAGAGATTCATCGGCGATTATGAGCCGAATACAG GCAAGTTGTACTCGCGGCTTGTGTACGTGGAGGGAGACCAGGTCTCCCTGCAGATCCAGGACACCCCCGGGGGCATCCAG GTCCAGGACAGCCTCACGCAGCCGGGTGACCCCTTGTCCAAGTGCGTGCAGTGGGCAGAGGGCTTCCTGTTGGTCTATTCCATCACGGACTATGACAGCTACCTGGCCATCCGCCCCCTGCACCAGCACATCCGGAAGGTCCACCCCGACTCCAGAGCCCCCGTCGTCATCGTGGGCAACAAGGGGGACCTGCTGCATGCCCGGCAGGTGCAGACCCGAGAGGGCGTCCAGCTGGCCAATGAGCTGGGCAGCCTGTTCCTGGAAGTTTCCACCAGCGAGAACTATGAAGACGTGTGTGATGCGTTCCGGCATCTGTGCAGAGAAGTGAGCAAGCTGCACAGCCTGGGGTCAGAGAGGAGGAGAGCCTCAGTCGTCCCGCGGCCGCGCTCACCCAACATGCAGGACCTCAAGAGGCGCTTCAAGCAGGCTCTGTCCTCCAAGGCCAAGgccccctctgcccccaccctggggTAG